From the genome of Roseiconus lacunae, one region includes:
- a CDS encoding YkgJ family cysteine cluster protein: protein MTSRSKKSKKDPWYRNGLKFECTQCGICCSGEPGYVWVDDEEIEAMADQMKLSIDEFESQFIRKVGVDKSLREYPDGDCILLDPEKRTCMVYEGRPIQCRTWPFWDSTLASKKDWKETCDVCPGAGTGKLYTFEHIEIQRKEKSV, encoded by the coding sequence ATGACATCTCGTAGCAAGAAATCGAAAAAGGATCCCTGGTACCGCAACGGATTGAAGTTTGAATGCACCCAATGCGGAATCTGCTGCAGCGGCGAACCGGGCTATGTCTGGGTCGATGACGAGGAAATTGAAGCGATGGCGGATCAAATGAAATTATCAATCGATGAATTTGAATCCCAATTCATCCGCAAAGTCGGAGTCGATAAAAGTCTCCGCGAGTATCCGGACGGCGACTGTATCTTGCTCGATCCAGAAAAACGAACCTGCATGGTTTATGAAGGCCGTCCGATCCAATGCCGAACTTGGCCGTTCTGGGATTCGACACTCGCTTCGAAAAAGGACTGGAAGGAAACGTGTGACGTCTGCCCCGGCGCGGGGACCGGAAAGCTCTACACGTTCGAACACATCGAGATTCAGCGCAAAGAAAAAAGCGTGTGA
- the glgB gene encoding 1,4-alpha-glucan branching protein GlgB, whose product MQTQVNLSEIGRLIDGHLENPSSILGPHPVEYRGERAVAVRSFLPDAQAAWVIDRASGTRRPMRKLHPAGFYEAICEGVVDAGRSTHHDAATSIDHATYRIQMADKTGKVVDIADPYAVPSIMSDYDRYLLGEGKHYRLYDTLGAQLRTVGDSDGVNFAVWAPNARVVQVVGDFNGWDGRAHVAKLDQSVGIWELFIPGVKAGQKYKFRILDQHGQWVDKTDPVGFAAELPPLTASIVSDLGNYQWADNDWMESRSEMDPMHVPMNVYECHLGSWQKGPGRTHGWLDYRDLAHRLADYCRRMNFTHVELLPITEHPFTGSWGYQTVGYFAPTSRHGSPEDFMYFVDYLHQHNIGVIVDWVPAHFPKDGHGLRRFDGSALYEHADPRQGEHPDWGTMIFNFGRNEVRNFLVANALFWLEKYHIDGLRVDAVASMLYLDYSREAGEWIPNQYGGRENLEAIEFLREFNVAVHEHHPGVVTVAEESTAWPGVSRPVYDGGLGFTYKWNMGWMNDTLAYMHREPVHRGHHQNDLTFSMIYAFTENFMLPLSHDEVVHGKGALLSQMTGDMWQKFANLRLLYSYMWTHPGKKLLFMGGELGQWNEWNHDDGPDWLLLDFESHRGIQELIADLNRVVLENPALYELDFSSEGFEWVDCMNWEESTLVYLRKGLEGSEPLLICANFTPVVRHDYRVGVDKAGFWKEIFNSDSDRYGGSNVGNYPGAKTTGQAHHGRTDSIQVTLPPLGVTIFRREEA is encoded by the coding sequence ATGCAAACACAGGTCAACCTTTCAGAAATCGGACGACTGATTGACGGTCACCTGGAAAACCCTTCATCTATTCTGGGACCGCATCCGGTTGAATACCGTGGGGAGCGTGCCGTTGCCGTTCGGAGTTTTCTTCCCGACGCGCAAGCGGCATGGGTGATCGATCGTGCCAGCGGAACCCGCCGGCCGATGCGAAAACTGCACCCCGCCGGGTTTTACGAAGCGATTTGCGAGGGTGTTGTCGACGCCGGGCGTTCGACGCATCATGATGCAGCCACCTCCATTGACCACGCTACCTATCGAATTCAAATGGCTGATAAAACTGGCAAAGTTGTTGACATCGCCGACCCATATGCGGTGCCGTCGATCATGTCCGACTACGACCGCTACCTCCTTGGCGAAGGTAAGCACTACCGTTTGTACGACACCCTCGGAGCGCAACTGCGAACGGTTGGCGACAGCGACGGAGTCAACTTCGCCGTGTGGGCGCCGAACGCCCGCGTCGTCCAAGTTGTCGGTGATTTCAACGGTTGGGACGGTCGTGCACACGTCGCCAAGCTAGACCAATCGGTCGGCATTTGGGAACTGTTTATCCCCGGTGTGAAGGCCGGGCAGAAGTACAAGTTTCGTATTCTCGATCAGCACGGCCAATGGGTCGACAAGACCGACCCGGTCGGGTTCGCCGCCGAACTCCCACCGTTGACCGCGTCGATCGTCAGTGACCTTGGTAACTACCAGTGGGCCGACAACGATTGGATGGAAAGCCGATCGGAGATGGACCCGATGCATGTCCCGATGAACGTTTACGAATGTCATCTGGGAAGTTGGCAAAAGGGCCCCGGCAGGACACACGGATGGCTTGACTATCGCGACCTTGCCCATCGATTGGCCGATTACTGTCGCCGTATGAACTTCACCCATGTCGAGCTACTGCCAATCACCGAGCACCCCTTTACCGGATCTTGGGGTTACCAAACTGTCGGCTACTTTGCACCGACGTCCCGGCACGGCAGTCCCGAGGACTTCATGTACTTCGTCGACTACTTGCACCAACACAACATCGGCGTGATCGTCGACTGGGTCCCGGCCCACTTCCCTAAGGATGGCCACGGACTAAGGCGTTTCGACGGCTCGGCGTTGTACGAGCACGCAGATCCGCGTCAGGGTGAGCACCCGGATTGGGGCACGATGATCTTTAATTTCGGCCGTAACGAAGTGCGAAACTTCTTGGTCGCCAACGCCTTGTTCTGGCTGGAGAAGTACCACATCGATGGCTTGCGTGTTGATGCGGTCGCATCCATGTTGTACCTCGATTACAGCCGCGAAGCCGGCGAATGGATACCGAACCAATACGGCGGCCGGGAGAACCTGGAAGCGATCGAGTTTCTACGCGAATTCAACGTCGCCGTTCACGAGCATCACCCCGGTGTGGTGACCGTTGCCGAAGAATCGACGGCATGGCCCGGTGTCTCACGTCCGGTCTACGATGGCGGCCTCGGTTTCACCTACAAGTGGAACATGGGCTGGATGAATGACACGCTCGCTTACATGCATCGCGAGCCAGTTCACCGCGGTCATCACCAAAACGATCTGACGTTCAGCATGATCTATGCGTTCACCGAGAACTTCATGTTGCCGCTATCGCATGACGAGGTCGTTCACGGCAAGGGCGCGCTGCTGAGCCAAATGACCGGTGACATGTGGCAAAAGTTTGCGAACTTACGTTTGCTCTACAGCTACATGTGGACGCACCCTGGCAAGAAGCTCCTGTTCATGGGCGGCGAACTCGGCCAGTGGAACGAGTGGAATCATGACGACGGACCAGACTGGCTGCTGCTGGACTTCGAGTCTCATCGTGGCATCCAAGAGCTGATCGCGGATCTTAACCGCGTCGTGCTGGAAAACCCCGCGTTATACGAGCTGGACTTCAGTTCGGAAGGGTTCGAGTGGGTCGACTGCATGAATTGGGAAGAGAGCACGCTTGTCTACCTTCGAAAAGGTCTTGAGGGATCCGAGCCGCTGCTGATCTGTGCGAACTTCACCCCGGTCGTTCGCCACGATTATCGCGTCGGAGTCGACAAGGCCGGGTTCTGGAAAGAGATCTTCAATAGTGACAGCGATCGCTACGGTGGCTCCAATGTCGGCAATTACCCCGGGGCAAAGACGACCGGCCAAGCTCACCATGGTCGCACCGACAGCATCCAGGTGACGCTCCCACCTTTGGGTGTAACCATCTTCCGCCGAGAAGAAGCGTAA
- a CDS encoding ribonuclease H family protein translates to MPSYPGRSLQTEFLLVCEARSTTLTDGHWRFGLEDSFGETVLEAEDSDLGDLNRLTLLAAVRGLEAIDGPSSVTLLSTNRYLIRSLSNSLPRWRQNNFVWEHFGRRVAVQHADLWRRVDRALDIHTVQACLVSSCLVSRRGPETQSKPAVGHGTEDAASTARPSSRRASGQSQLRIDRPVAPSGRNRIMPFSGGTNTPENANAPNQSGPATNFAGPSIVPAPSARLRRLLASDVLAGNPANSDAVQNDPDQPSSDGLTSRRAPTAKRRGRFTAEDLHAE, encoded by the coding sequence ATGCCCTCCTATCCTGGAAGATCTCTTCAGACCGAGTTCCTGCTTGTTTGTGAAGCACGGTCGACAACGCTCACCGATGGGCATTGGCGATTCGGTCTCGAAGACAGCTTCGGTGAAACCGTGCTCGAAGCTGAAGACAGCGACCTCGGCGACTTGAACCGATTGACGCTGTTGGCCGCCGTACGTGGTTTGGAAGCGATCGACGGCCCCAGTTCGGTGACGCTGCTGAGTACCAACCGCTACCTAATTCGATCGCTCTCCAACTCGCTTCCGCGGTGGCGCCAGAACAACTTTGTCTGGGAGCACTTCGGGCGGCGGGTTGCGGTACAGCATGCCGATTTGTGGCGACGAGTCGATCGAGCCCTCGATATCCACACCGTTCAAGCATGTTTGGTCAGCTCCTGTCTGGTCAGCCGACGTGGACCGGAGACGCAAAGCAAGCCCGCAGTAGGTCACGGTACGGAAGATGCAGCCTCAACTGCTCGTCCGTCCAGCCGTCGAGCGTCTGGTCAATCGCAACTGCGAATCGATCGGCCGGTGGCTCCCTCCGGGCGGAACCGCATCATGCCTTTTTCCGGCGGCACAAACACGCCGGAAAACGCAAACGCGCCCAACCAATCCGGTCCTGCTACCAATTTTGCGGGTCCCAGTATTGTCCCCGCACCGAGTGCGAGGCTTCGTCGGTTGCTTGCCAGTGATGTGCTCGCTGGCAATCCGGCAAACAGCGACGCGGTGCAAAACGATCCCGATCAACCGTCATCCGATGGCCTGACGTCGCGTCGCGCCCCCACCGCGAAGCGACGAGGGCGGTTTACCGCCGAAGATCTCCACGCCGAATGA